A part of Lacibacter sp. H407 genomic DNA contains:
- a CDS encoding glycoside hydrolase family 16 protein: protein MMSSIFRTTFFLLLLWNFTNCSSVLAQSKYKKLVWSDEFTNTGLPDSKKWNYDKGRGCPDNCGWGNNELQFYTHDRLENARVENGKLIIEAHKENFEDAKYTSARLASKNKGDWKYGRIDVKAKLPAGTGMWPAIWMLPTKWEYGGWPHSGEIDIMENVGYWPDSLFATVHTGAFNHGQGTQVGTAIPVSDLSTAFHVYSIEWSADEIIFLLDGKEYHRFSNNKQGSAAWPFDKEFHLLLNVAVGGNWGGKFGVDDKIFPQRMEIDYVRVYQ from the coding sequence ATGATGAGCAGTATTTTTCGTACTACCTTTTTTTTGTTGCTGCTATGGAATTTCACCAATTGCAGTTCCGTGCTGGCACAATCAAAATATAAAAAACTGGTTTGGTCCGATGAGTTTACAAACACAGGTTTACCCGATAGCAAAAAATGGAATTATGATAAAGGCCGTGGCTGTCCGGATAATTGCGGCTGGGGTAATAATGAATTACAGTTTTACACACACGATCGCTTGGAAAATGCACGGGTGGAAAATGGAAAACTGATTATTGAAGCACACAAAGAAAATTTTGAAGATGCCAAATACACATCGGCACGATTGGCTTCAAAAAATAAAGGCGATTGGAAATATGGCCGTATTGATGTGAAAGCAAAACTGCCGGCAGGTACAGGTATGTGGCCCGCTATCTGGATGTTGCCTACCAAATGGGAATACGGTGGTTGGCCGCATAGTGGTGAAATTGATATTATGGAAAATGTTGGTTACTGGCCCGATTCATTATTTGCAACAGTACATACCGGAGCGTTTAATCATGGGCAAGGCACACAGGTAGGCACAGCTATTCCTGTAAGCGATCTTTCCACTGCGTTTCATGTTTATTCGATCGAATGGAGTGCTGATGAAATTATTTTTCTGCTCGATGGAAAAGAATATCATCGCTTTTCCAACAACAAACAAGGCAGTGCTGCCTGGCCGTTCGATAAAGAATTTCATTTGCTGCTGAATGTTGCAGTAGGTGGAAACTGGGGTGGTAAGTTTGGAGTAGATGATAAAATTTTTCCGCAGCGTATGGAAATTGATTACGTTCGGGTATATCAGTAA
- a CDS encoding alpha/beta fold hydrolase gives MKAYSIAVLLLTGFTNSSFSQTTNQTISIMATTNLQSGNATNAGYTYATVPTKFVEANGIKIAYRSYGKEGDIPVIYFNHLTANLDNCDPRIMDAIAAHRHIISFDYRGVGATSGEQGTSIADMAKDAIAFIDSLGYKQVDIVAFSMGGFITQELLLIEPALVRKIILAGTGPRGGEGVSDVVGLTYKDIFKGIFTFRDPKFYLFFTQNKVGKEAARDFLKRLNERTENRDKKVKLSVLKKQLQAIAAWGNDTPADLSVFKHPVLVANGDHDRMVPTTNSYDLAKRFPNAEIVIYPNSGHGGIFQYHEEFITQALRFLVN, from the coding sequence ATGAAAGCGTATTCAATAGCAGTATTGCTACTGACAGGCTTTACTAACAGTTCATTTTCACAAACAACCAATCAAACTATTTCAATCATGGCAACAACAAATCTGCAAAGTGGAAATGCAACGAATGCCGGTTACACTTATGCAACAGTTCCCACTAAGTTTGTGGAGGCTAACGGAATAAAGATCGCCTATCGTTCCTATGGCAAAGAAGGCGATATACCTGTTATTTATTTCAATCACTTAACAGCAAACCTTGATAATTGCGATCCAAGAATTATGGATGCAATTGCAGCACATCGTCATATTATTTCCTTTGATTACAGAGGCGTCGGTGCAACAAGCGGCGAGCAGGGAACAAGTATTGCTGACATGGCAAAAGATGCGATTGCTTTTATTGATTCGTTGGGATACAAGCAAGTTGATATTGTGGCTTTTTCTATGGGAGGTTTTATTACGCAGGAACTACTTTTAATTGAACCGGCTTTGGTACGTAAAATAATACTTGCAGGTACAGGCCCTAGAGGTGGAGAGGGAGTTAGCGATGTGGTTGGCTTAACGTACAAGGATATTTTTAAAGGCATCTTCACATTCAGAGACCCCAAGTTTTATTTGTTCTTTACACAAAACAAAGTGGGGAAAGAAGCAGCCCGAGATTTTCTGAAACGTTTAAACGAAAGAACAGAAAACCGGGATAAGAAAGTAAAACTGAGTGTATTGAAAAAACAACTGCAAGCTATTGCTGCCTGGGGGAACGATACCCCTGCCGATTTAAGCGTTTTTAAACATCCTGTATTAGTAGCAAATGGTGATCATGACAGAATGGTGCCAACAACCAACTCGTATGATTTGGCAAAGCGTTTTCCAAATGCAGAAATTGTAATTTACCCTAATTCAGGACATGGTGGTATTTTTCAATATCACGAAGAATTTATCACACAGGCATTAAGGTTTTTAGTAAACTAA
- a CDS encoding SDR family oxidoreductase yields MKQTILVTGASSGFGLLIAKKLHQSGYTVIGTSRDPERYAAKLPFKMIALDLDSEESINTFSERIYKEISQLDVLINNAGFLVSGIAEETPIDLGRQQLETNFWGTIKVTNAVLPHFRKQKFGKIITVGSIVGLVSFPNAAYYAASKHALEGYFKSLRYELNGFNISVAMIEPSAFKTSILDNSSSPFTKIEDYNTLRGKIKSFTNDLAEKAEDPAMVAEKVLKVVQSENPKFRNIVGKGTSALINLQHFAYGILEKNVLKQLNSL; encoded by the coding sequence ATGAAACAAACAATTCTGGTAACCGGTGCTTCTTCAGGCTTTGGGTTACTGATTGCCAAAAAGCTCCACCAAAGTGGGTATACTGTAATTGGAACAAGTCGTGACCCGGAAAGGTATGCAGCAAAGTTGCCTTTCAAAATGATCGCATTAGACCTTGATTCAGAAGAATCAATCAACACTTTTTCAGAAAGAATTTATAAGGAAATAAGTCAGTTGGATGTTCTGATTAACAATGCAGGCTTTTTGGTTTCAGGGATTGCAGAAGAAACGCCCATTGATTTAGGCAGGCAACAATTGGAAACAAACTTTTGGGGAACGATTAAGGTAACCAATGCTGTATTGCCACATTTCAGAAAACAGAAGTTTGGTAAAATAATAACGGTAGGCTCAATAGTTGGTCTTGTATCGTTTCCCAATGCTGCTTACTATGCAGCTTCCAAACATGCATTGGAAGGATATTTCAAATCATTACGTTACGAATTGAACGGGTTTAATATCAGTGTTGCGATGATTGAACCTTCTGCTTTTAAAACAAGCATCCTGGATAATTCATCTTCACCTTTCACAAAAATTGAAGACTACAATACGTTAAGGGGTAAAATTAAAAGCTTCACTAACGACCTGGCCGAAAAAGCCGAAGACCCGGCAATGGTTGCAGAAAAAGTGCTTAAAGTAGTTCAATCAGAAAATCCCAAATTCAGGAACATCGTTGGCAAGGGCACTTCTGCTTTGATCAATCTGCAACATTTTGCGTATGGTATTCTGGAAAAAAATGTTCTTAAACAATTAAACAGTTTATAA
- a CDS encoding LLM class flavin-dependent oxidoreductase, translating to MELGVGMFGDNHFDKNGKALPVGQRLRELIEEIKLMDELGIDFYGIGEHHRPDYAVSTPEIILAAAATVTKNIKLGSAVTVLSSTDPVRVYQQFATIDQLSNGRAEITAGRGSFIESFPLYGYNLNDYDGLFEEKLDLLQKINNEDRITWKGKYRPALKNQEVLPRAVNNHLNIWVAVGGTPESVVRAAKAGLPVIFAIIGGSPAQFQPLFKYNKEVYQHFKHDMNKFEVGVHMHCFFGEDSKQTADEYYPLYAGQMDRVGRSRGWPPYQRNQYDYGRGKEGALIIGDADEAVDKILQMQELFGLTRFSAHMDVGGPSHASLMKSIEIYGTKIVPKVKEALKK from the coding sequence ATGGAGTTAGGTGTAGGCATGTTTGGCGATAATCATTTCGATAAGAATGGTAAAGCACTACCGGTGGGTCAGCGGTTGCGGGAGTTGATCGAAGAAATTAAACTGATGGATGAGTTGGGTATCGACTTTTACGGCATTGGTGAGCATCACCGTCCTGACTATGCGGTATCAACGCCTGAAATTATTCTGGCCGCCGCCGCAACTGTTACAAAAAATATTAAACTCGGCAGTGCGGTTACGGTATTAAGCTCAACGGATCCGGTGCGTGTGTATCAACAGTTTGCTACCATCGATCAATTGAGTAATGGCCGTGCAGAGATCACCGCCGGACGTGGAAGTTTTATTGAATCGTTCCCCTTGTATGGTTATAACCTCAACGATTACGATGGATTGTTCGAAGAAAAATTAGACCTCTTACAAAAAATAAATAACGAAGACCGTATAACCTGGAAAGGCAAGTATCGCCCAGCATTGAAAAATCAGGAAGTGTTGCCACGTGCTGTAAATAATCATCTCAACATTTGGGTAGCAGTAGGCGGCACACCGGAGTCGGTAGTACGTGCAGCCAAAGCAGGCTTACCGGTGATCTTTGCAATTATTGGCGGCAGCCCTGCACAGTTTCAACCGTTGTTCAAGTATAACAAAGAAGTGTATCAACATTTCAAACACGACATGAACAAGTTTGAAGTAGGAGTACATATGCATTGCTTTTTTGGTGAAGACAGTAAACAAACAGCAGACGAATATTATCCGTTATATGCCGGACAGATGGATCGTGTAGGCCGCAGTCGTGGATGGCCTCCTTATCAACGCAATCAATATGATTATGGCAGAGGTAAAGAAGGTGCATTAATTATTGGTGATGCAGACGAAGCTGTTGATAAAATTCTGCAGATGCAGGAGTTGTTTGGGTTAACACGTTTCTCCGCACATATGGATGTGGGTGGACCATCGCATGCATCGTTGATGAAATCAATTGAAATTTATGGAACGAAGATCGTACCGAAAGTGAAGGAGGCGTTGAAGAAGTAA
- a CDS encoding winged helix-turn-helix transcriptional regulator produces the protein MPKLKKRSDCPVSSSLDIWGDKWSLLIIRDLMFAKECTYGDFLKAPEHIATNILASRLQILEESKIIEKLEHPESKAKVLYRLTKKGIDLLPLMIEINLWAEKYFTIPADRKAMLKEVKKDKEGFIKAMTKELEK, from the coding sequence ATGCCCAAACTCAAAAAAAGATCAGATTGTCCTGTTAGCAGTTCACTTGATATATGGGGAGATAAGTGGTCGCTGTTGATTATCAGGGACCTTATGTTTGCAAAAGAGTGTACCTATGGTGATTTTCTAAAAGCCCCGGAACATATAGCCACCAATATTCTGGCTTCAAGATTACAGATACTTGAAGAAAGCAAAATCATTGAAAAATTAGAGCATCCTGAGAGTAAAGCAAAAGTGTTATACAGGTTAACCAAAAAAGGAATTGATCTGCTTCCTTTAATGATTGAAATAAACTTATGGGCTGAAAAATATTTCACTATTCCGGCCGACAGAAAAGCAATGTTGAAAGAGGTGAAAAAAGATAAAGAAGGATTTATAAAGGCAATGACGAAAGAATTGGAGAAATAA
- a CDS encoding MBL fold metallo-hydrolase produces MKRKLFIFIKRLMIFVFATTLVLSTVTFFYIRQDKFGKAPSGERLERMKQSPNFKNGKFQNLSFTPSLTKGYSMTGVLYNFFFRKHPNRAPIDSIPHIKTDLFKLNKEEDVLIWFGHSSYFMQLEGKRILVDPVFSGNASPIPGTTRSFIGTEMYTVDDLPAIDYLFITHDHYDHLDYETILKLKTKVSKVICGLGVGSHLEQWGFDTSMIIEKDWHDAFQLDSQFKVTVTPARHFSGRSFTRNNTLWCSYILQTPSIKLFIGGDSGYDTHFKSIFEKYGAVDLAILENGQYNVAWQAIHTLPHEVLQAAKDLGAKRVFPVHSSKFALANHSWDEPLKKITELNQQLSIPLVTPIIGEPVRLKDSTQTFRQWWTDIK; encoded by the coding sequence ATGAAACGAAAACTATTCATTTTTATAAAACGACTTATGATCTTTGTATTCGCTACCACATTGGTACTGTCAACAGTTACTTTTTTCTACATCCGGCAGGATAAATTCGGAAAGGCTCCTTCAGGCGAACGGCTAGAACGTATGAAACAATCACCCAATTTTAAAAACGGAAAGTTTCAGAACCTGAGTTTTACACCTTCACTCACCAAAGGATACAGCATGACCGGTGTACTGTACAACTTTTTTTTCAGGAAGCATCCAAACAGGGCTCCGATCGATAGTATTCCGCATATAAAAACAGATCTCTTTAAACTCAATAAAGAAGAAGATGTTTTGATTTGGTTTGGACACTCTTCCTATTTTATGCAACTGGAGGGCAAGCGTATTTTGGTTGATCCGGTGTTTAGTGGAAATGCGTCGCCGATACCCGGCACTACCAGATCGTTTATTGGAACAGAGATGTACACAGTAGATGATCTGCCTGCTATCGACTATCTCTTTATTACACATGATCATTATGACCATCTGGATTATGAAACCATACTGAAGCTGAAAACAAAAGTGAGCAAGGTGATCTGCGGATTAGGTGTAGGATCGCACCTTGAACAATGGGGTTTCGATACATCAATGATCATCGAAAAAGATTGGCATGATGCGTTTCAGTTAGACAGTCAGTTCAAGGTTACCGTAACACCTGCCCGTCATTTTTCCGGACGAAGTTTTACCCGCAACAACACACTTTGGTGTTCGTATATTTTACAAACACCATCGATCAAACTTTTTATTGGCGGCGATAGTGGATACGATACTCACTTTAAAAGCATCTTTGAAAAATACGGAGCGGTTGACTTAGCCATTCTTGAAAACGGGCAATACAATGTAGCCTGGCAGGCCATTCATACCTTACCACACGAAGTATTGCAGGCAGCAAAAGATCTGGGTGCAAAACGGGTATTTCCTGTTCATTCATCCAAATTTGCATTGGCAAATCATTCCTGGGATGAACCTTTAAAAAAGATTACTGAATTGAATCAACAACTTTCGATCCCTTTAGTAACACCCATTATTGGGGAGCCTGTACGATTGAAAGACAGTACGCAAACATTCCGTCAATGGTGGACGGATATTAAATAA
- the bglX gene encoding beta-glucosidase BglX, giving the protein MKRHFLVLLICCISSSVFSQLSNAAKMDRFLDSLIKLMTLEEKIGQMNQYSSDFAATGPITQDGDKQTQVRKGLIGSYLNVTGAERTRSLQQIAIQSRLKIPLLFGQDVIHGYRTIFPLPLAEAASWDMEAIELSARIAAVEASAAGIHWTFAPMVDIGRDPRWGRVMEGAGEDPFLGSFIAKARVNGFQGKGLGYTDAVMACVKHFAAYGAAVGGRDYNSVDMSLRMLHEIYLPPFKSAADAGAATFMNSFNDLNGIPATGNRYLQRDLLKGKWRYKGFVVSDWGSVGEMVNHGYAADSYEAAMLAANAGSDMDMESRAYIQHLPRLVREGKVKMSVIDDAVRRILQKKYEMGLFADPYKFSNVEREKQQWNNPQHLEAAKQMAQKSIVLLKNDKQLLPISKQTKKIAVVGPLVKAVKEHLGFWSYDWDDDSARIPSLHQAIQNKTGSNTQLFYAKGCELTDTSRAGFAEAVAAANQSDVVVMYVGETRNMSGEAKSRSNIHLPGVQEELIKAVMATGKPVVVLIAAGRPLVFNWTAEHVPAVVYTWWLGTKGADAIADVLFGDYNPSGKLPMTFPRSEGQIPIYYNYYNTGRPAKTETDVNYVSAYTDLRNSPQYPFGFGLSYTNFQYSVIKLNKATIRANEKLTATVTITNTGNYDGEEVVQLYIRDITGSVVRPVKELKGFQKIRLKKGESKQIQFVLTVNDLRFYNDQLQYIYEPGKFKLYIGGNSRDVKEIDFELKK; this is encoded by the coding sequence ATGAAACGGCATTTCCTTGTCCTCTTGATTTGTTGCATCAGCAGTTCTGTTTTTTCACAACTAAGCAATGCAGCAAAAATGGATCGCTTTCTGGATTCATTGATCAAGCTAATGACGCTAGAAGAAAAGATCGGGCAAATGAATCAATACAGCAGCGACTTTGCTGCTACCGGTCCTATTACGCAGGATGGTGATAAGCAAACACAGGTGCGAAAGGGTTTGATCGGTTCTTATCTCAATGTAACCGGCGCAGAACGTACACGGTCGTTGCAGCAGATCGCAATTCAGTCACGGTTAAAAATTCCATTATTATTTGGGCAGGATGTGATCCACGGGTACAGAACAATTTTTCCATTGCCATTAGCTGAAGCAGCGAGTTGGGATATGGAAGCAATTGAATTGAGTGCACGTATTGCAGCTGTTGAAGCAAGTGCAGCCGGTATTCACTGGACGTTTGCTCCAATGGTTGATATTGGTCGTGATCCCCGTTGGGGCCGTGTAATGGAAGGTGCAGGTGAAGATCCTTTTTTAGGTTCATTCATTGCAAAAGCAAGAGTAAATGGTTTCCAGGGAAAAGGGTTAGGGTATACCGATGCAGTGATGGCTTGTGTAAAACATTTTGCAGCGTATGGCGCAGCAGTGGGAGGAAGGGATTATAACTCGGTTGATATGAGTTTACGCATGCTGCATGAAATTTATTTACCTCCATTCAAATCTGCTGCTGATGCAGGTGCCGCTACATTCATGAATTCATTTAACGATCTCAACGGAATACCGGCAACGGGTAACCGCTATTTACAACGTGATCTGCTGAAAGGCAAATGGCGCTACAAAGGTTTTGTGGTAAGCGATTGGGGTAGTGTAGGTGAAATGGTGAATCATGGATATGCAGCCGATAGTTATGAAGCCGCCATGTTGGCTGCGAATGCCGGCAGTGATATGGACATGGAAAGCCGTGCATACATTCAGCATTTGCCACGACTGGTACGTGAAGGAAAAGTAAAAATGAGTGTGATCGATGATGCCGTGCGTCGCATCCTTCAAAAAAAATATGAAATGGGTTTGTTTGCTGATCCTTACAAGTTCAGCAACGTAGAACGTGAAAAACAACAGTGGAACAATCCGCAACATCTGGAAGCGGCCAAACAAATGGCGCAGAAAAGTATTGTGTTGTTAAAGAACGACAAACAATTATTACCAATCTCGAAACAAACGAAAAAGATCGCAGTGGTTGGTCCGTTGGTAAAAGCAGTGAAAGAACATCTTGGTTTCTGGAGTTATGATTGGGATGATGATTCAGCACGCATACCCAGCCTGCACCAAGCTATACAAAATAAAACAGGCAGCAATACACAACTGTTCTATGCAAAAGGATGTGAGTTGACAGATACTAGCCGTGCAGGATTTGCAGAAGCAGTGGCTGCTGCAAATCAATCCGATGTTGTGGTCATGTATGTTGGCGAAACAAGAAACATGAGTGGCGAAGCAAAGAGCCGCAGCAATATTCATTTGCCTGGTGTACAGGAAGAATTGATCAAAGCAGTAATGGCAACTGGTAAACCGGTGGTCGTTTTAATTGCAGCTGGTCGTCCGTTGGTGTTTAATTGGACAGCAGAACATGTGCCAGCCGTTGTTTATACCTGGTGGTTGGGAACCAAAGGAGCGGATGCCATTGCTGATGTATTGTTTGGCGATTACAATCCTTCCGGTAAATTACCAATGACGTTTCCACGCAGCGAAGGACAAATTCCGATCTACTACAACTATTACAATACAGGTCGCCCTGCAAAAACAGAAACGGATGTAAACTATGTATCGGCTTATACCGATCTACGCAACAGTCCGCAGTATCCGTTTGGCTTCGGATTGAGTTATACAAATTTTCAATACAGTGTTATTAAACTGAATAAAGCAACGATCCGTGCAAATGAAAAATTAACGGCAACTGTAACCATAACCAATACCGGTAATTATGATGGGGAAGAAGTGGTGCAATTGTACATCCGTGATATCACCGGTTCTGTTGTTCGTCCGGTAAAAGAGTTGAAAGGCTTTCAAAAGATCAGGTTGAAGAAAGGAGAATCAAAACAAATTCAGTTTGTACTTACAGTAAACGATCTTCGTTTTTACAACGATCAGTTGCAATACATCTATGAGCCGGGTAAATTCAAATTGTACATTGGCGGCAACAGCAGGGATGTAAAAGAAATTGATTTCGAGTTAAAGAAATAA
- a CDS encoding family 16 glycosylhydrolase yields MLLLSVLSFSSCKKKGSPGTTDTAPTNLTLTAVVNPDNSGNVNFTATATNAATFEYGFGNGAFQNVPSGAVTYKYAATGNYTVTVVAKSATGKSTTKSIEVTVIVSTSLVWSDEFNTNGAPDPAKWGYDLGAGGWGNNELQYYTSRPENVIVQNGVLKINLIKENFSGSPYTSTRMLSRGKFSFKYGTVEVRAKLPAGGGTWPAIWMLGNNISTAGWPACGEIDIMEHKGNDLNRIYGTLHYPGRSGGNADGNTKVISNASTEFHIYKLEWTAASIKIYVDGQIIHTVANSAAIPFNHEFFLILNVAMGGTFGGAVDPAVTNATMEVDYVRVSL; encoded by the coding sequence ATGCTGTTATTATCCGTGCTGTCTTTTTCTTCCTGCAAGAAAAAAGGCAGCCCGGGTACAACGGATACTGCGCCCACTAATCTTACACTTACGGCTGTAGTAAATCCTGATAACAGTGGTAACGTAAATTTTACAGCCACTGCCACTAATGCTGCAACGTTTGAATATGGTTTTGGCAATGGTGCATTTCAGAATGTGCCATCAGGTGCGGTAACGTATAAGTATGCGGCAACAGGTAATTACACAGTTACCGTAGTTGCAAAAAGTGCAACGGGAAAATCAACTACAAAGTCGATTGAAGTAACGGTGATTGTTTCTACATCATTAGTTTGGAGCGATGAGTTTAATACCAACGGCGCACCCGATCCTGCAAAATGGGGATACGATCTTGGTGCTGGTGGTTGGGGCAACAATGAGTTGCAGTATTATACCAGTCGTCCGGAGAATGTAATTGTGCAGAATGGTGTGTTGAAGATCAATCTCATCAAAGAAAATTTCAGCGGCAGTCCATACACATCAACAAGAATGCTTTCACGAGGAAAGTTTTCATTTAAGTATGGAACAGTTGAAGTGCGTGCCAAGCTTCCTGCAGGTGGCGGCACATGGCCCGCTATCTGGATGTTGGGCAACAACATCAGCACAGCCGGTTGGCCTGCATGCGGTGAAATTGATATTATGGAACACAAGGGCAATGATCTGAATCGCATCTATGGAACATTGCATTATCCCGGTCGTTCGGGTGGCAATGCTGATGGAAATACAAAAGTGATCAGCAATGCATCAACTGAGTTTCATATTTATAAATTAGAGTGGACGGCAGCATCAATTAAAATTTATGTGGATGGTCAAATCATTCACACAGTTGCGAATTCAGCTGCCATTCCATTTAACCATGAGTTTTTTCTGATCCTGAATGTTGCAATGGGCGGAACTTTTGGCGGAGCAGTTGATCCTGCCGTTACCAATGCAACCATGGAAGTAGATTATGTGCGGGTGTCATTATAA
- a CDS encoding TerC family protein encodes MSETIIALISLIALEVILGIDNIIFISILADKLPEDQRNKLRYWGIGLAMIMRLLLLAVISWILRLDQTLFTWFDIAFSGKSLILIAGGLFLLYKSTKEIYHKSEIADEETPRIPVKSSFGKLLGEVILLDLVFSVDSIITAVGMVSELWVMYTAVIVTVIIMLIASKPISDFIYKHPSFKILALCFLMMIGVSLLAEGFQFKIPKGYIYFSMAFAFLVDVIQMKTVKHK; translated from the coding sequence ATGTCAGAAACAATCATCGCCCTTATTTCACTTATTGCATTAGAGGTAATTCTTGGTATTGATAATATCATCTTTATTTCCATTCTTGCAGATAAGTTACCGGAAGATCAACGGAACAAACTCCGCTATTGGGGTATTGGCCTGGCCATGATCATGCGGTTGTTATTACTTGCCGTAATATCGTGGATACTACGACTTGACCAAACGTTGTTTACATGGTTTGATATTGCGTTCTCCGGCAAATCGCTGATCCTGATCGCAGGTGGTTTATTCTTACTCTACAAAAGCACGAAAGAGATCTATCACAAAAGCGAAATCGCTGATGAAGAAACACCACGCATTCCCGTTAAAAGCAGCTTTGGTAAATTATTGGGCGAAGTAATTTTGCTTGATCTTGTTTTTTCTGTTGACTCGATCATTACGGCTGTGGGTATGGTGAGTGAATTATGGGTGATGTACACTGCGGTGATCGTAACAGTGATCATTATGCTCATTGCATCAAAACCCATCAGCGATTTTATTTACAAACATCCTTCGTTCAAAATACTGGCACTTTGCTTTTTAATGATGATCGGCGTATCGCTGCTGGCGGAAGGGTTCCAGTTTAAAATTCCGAAAGGTTATATTTATTTCTCAATGGCATTCGCCTTTTTAGTGGATGTGATACAGATGAAAACGGTAAAGCACAAATAA
- a CDS encoding NADP-dependent oxidoreductase — MKAFVLKHYGKKEKLQLTEIAEPAVKANDVLVQIHAAGVNLLDSKIRDGEFKLILPYKTPFTLGHDVAGVVTKVGGNVQKFKVGDEVYARPADHRIGTFAEFIAMNENDVALKPKNLSMEEAASIPLVGLTAWQALVEKANLKKGQKVFIQAGSGGVGTFAIQLAKHLGATVATTASAGSFDLVKSLGADVVIDYKKEDFETVLKDYDVVLNSQDTKTLEKSLRILKSKGKVISISGPPDPEFGKQINANWFLKTVLKFLSSGIRKKAKRLGVNYSFLFMRAQGEQLSELTKLIEQGIIKPVMDKVFPFEQTNEAMAYVETGRAKGKVVVKIK, encoded by the coding sequence ATGAAAGCATTCGTATTAAAACACTACGGTAAAAAAGAAAAATTACAACTAACTGAAATAGCAGAACCTGCTGTAAAGGCAAATGATGTATTGGTACAAATACATGCAGCAGGTGTAAACCTGTTGGATTCAAAGATCAGGGATGGTGAATTCAAACTGATCTTGCCTTATAAAACTCCATTTACGTTGGGGCACGATGTGGCAGGTGTGGTTACAAAAGTTGGTGGAAACGTTCAAAAATTTAAAGTTGGTGATGAGGTTTATGCAAGACCTGCCGATCATCGCATTGGTACATTTGCAGAATTTATTGCGATGAATGAAAACGATGTGGCGCTTAAACCAAAAAATCTTTCGATGGAAGAAGCTGCTTCTATTCCATTGGTTGGTTTAACAGCATGGCAGGCACTTGTTGAAAAAGCAAACCTGAAAAAAGGGCAAAAGGTTTTTATTCAGGCAGGCTCAGGCGGCGTAGGCACATTCGCCATTCAGTTAGCAAAACATTTGGGTGCAACTGTGGCCACAACAGCAAGTGCAGGCAGTTTTGATTTAGTAAAAAGCCTCGGTGCTGATGTTGTTATTGATTACAAAAAGGAAGATTTTGAAACCGTATTAAAAGATTACGATGTAGTGTTGAATAGTCAGGACACAAAAACACTTGAAAAGTCGTTACGGATATTAAAGTCAAAAGGGAAAGTTATTTCTATCTCTGGTCCTCCCGATCCGGAATTTGGAAAGCAAATAAATGCGAATTGGTTTTTAAAAACGGTATTGAAATTTTTAAGTTCCGGAATCAGGAAAAAGGCGAAACGGCTTGGCGTAAACTATTCATTTCTTTTTATGCGGGCACAGGGCGAACAATTAAGTGAACTTACAAAACTGATTGAGCAAGGAATTATAAAACCTGTGATGGATAAAGTGTTTCCATTTGAACAAACGAATGAAGCGATGGCGTATGTGGAAACAGGAAGAGCAAAAGGAAAGGTGGTTGTTAAGATCAAATAG